From Rutidosis leptorrhynchoides isolate AG116_Rl617_1_P2 unplaced genomic scaffold, CSIRO_AGI_Rlap_v1 contig93, whole genome shotgun sequence, one genomic window encodes:
- the LOC139885287 gene encoding auxin-induced protein 15A-like, translating to MAIRLPGVKTILRKSFFHVPKGYVAVYVGESEKKRFVVPISVLNEPLFQDLLCKAEEEYGFHHPMGGLTIPCGEDVFINMTSHVNSLI from the coding sequence ATGGCCATCCGTTTACCTGGTGTTAAAACCATCCTCCGAAAATCATTTTTCCATGTTCCTAAAGGCTATGTAGCTGTGTATGTTGGCGAAAGTGAAAAGAAGCGATTTGTTGTTCCAATCTCGGTTCTAAATGAACCATTGTTTCAAGATCTACTATGCAAAGCCGAAGAAGAATATGGTTTTCACCATCCAATGGGTGGCCTCACAATTCCCTGTGGAGAAGACGTGTTCATCAACATGACATCTCACGTGAACTCATTAATATGA
- the LOC139885289 gene encoding auxin-induced protein 15A-like, whose protein sequence is MGFRLPGLINTTQKLRRSSSKRRSADVPKGYLALYVGEREMKRVVIPISYLNHPEFLNLLSHSEEEFGFDHPMGGLTIPCREDVFTDLVSRLNGSSS, encoded by the coding sequence ATGGGTTTTCGTTTGCCTGGACTCATTAACACCACCCAAAAGCTGAGACGTTCTTCATCAAAGAGAAGATCGGCAGATGTTCCAAAAGGATATCTAGCTCTTTATGTGGGAGAAAGGGAAATGAAGAGAGTTGTGATTCCAATATCATACTTGAACCATCCTGAGTTCCTGAACTTGTTAAGCCACTCCGAGGAAGAATTTGGATTCGATCATCCAATGGGAGGTCTTACGATTCCTTGCAGAGAAGATGTTTTCACTGATCTAGTTTCTCGTTTAAATGGATCATCAAGTTGA
- the LOC139885288 gene encoding auxin-responsive protein SAUR21-like: MAILVPGVKSILRKSSFHVPKGYLAVYVGESERKRFVVPISILDEPSFQDLLCKAKEEYGFEHPMGGLTIPCKEDIFIDMTSHLKIF, from the coding sequence ATGGCGATCCTTGTACCTGGTGTTAAAAGTATCCTTCGAAAATCATCATTCCATGTTCCTAAAGGCTATCTAGCTGTATATGTCGGCGAAAGTGAAAGGAAGCGATTTGTTGTTCCGATCTCAATTTTAGATGAACCTTCGTTTCAAGATCTACTGTGCAAAGCCAAAGAAGAATATGGTTTTGAACATCCAATGGGTGGCCTCACAATTCCTTGCAAAGAAGACATATTCATTGACATGACATCTCACTTGAAAATATTTTAA
- the LOC139885286 gene encoding auxin-induced protein 15A-like, translated as MGFRLPGLSNIATQKLRRSSSKGRSTDVPKGYLAVYVGESQMKRVEIPISYLNHPKFQNLLSHSEEEFGFDHPMGGLTIPCREDVFTDLLSRLNGSSS; from the coding sequence ATGGGTTTTCGTTTGCCTGGACTCTCTAATATTGCAACGCAAAAgcttagacgttcttcatcaaaggGAAGGTCCACAGATGTCCCAAAAGGATATCTAGCTGTTTATGTGGGAGAAAGCCAAATGAAGAGAGTTGAGATTCCAATATCATACTTGAACCATCCTAAGTTCCAGAACCTGTTAAGCCACTCTGAGGAAGAATTTGGATTCGATCATCCAATGGGAGGTCTTACGATTCCTTGCAGAGAAGATGTTTTCACTGATCTACTTTCTCGTTTAAATGGATCATCAAGTTGA